A part of Podospora pseudoanserina strain CBS 124.78 mitochondrion, complete sequence, whole genome shotgun sequence genomic DNA contains:
- the nad6 gene encoding NADH dehydrogenase subunit 6 codes for MNSNYPLFWINEILTNGFVEYILDIFSIMAFLTGIYVILTKNPIVSVLFLILLFGGISSYLNIIGLNFIGLSYIIVYIGAVSILFLFILMLINIRTSELQSNTSNSIPLTIFIGIIFSNFLFPMLPYDIVMLSNFYNNYFSEDFYTIDVNINDNNLNNLYNNVLYFMTSVTWDGSVIDFNHITAIGNIMYTIYNIWLIIASFILLLAMVGSIVITIKQRKI; via the coding sequence ATGAATAGTAACTATCCCTTATTTTGAATAAACGAAATTTTAACAAATGGTTTTGTTGAATACATATTAGATATATTTTCAATAATGGCTTTTCTTACAGGAATATACGTTATTTTAACTAAAAACCCTATTGTATCCGTATTATTTTTAATACTATTATTTGGAGGTATTTCCTCTTATTTGAATATAATAGGTCTAAATTTCATAGGTTTATCATATATAATAGTATATATAGGTGCTGTATCTATATTATTTTTATTTATCTTGATGTTAATAAATATTAGAACAAGTGAACTTCAAAGTAATACTAGTAATAGTATTCCTTTAACAATATTTATTGGAATTATATTTAGTAATTTTTTATTTCCAATGTTACCTTATGATATTGTCATGTTAAGTAATTTCTATAATAACTATTTTAGCGAGGATTTTTATACAATAGATGTAAATATAAATGATAATAATTTGAATAATTTATACAATAATGTACTGTATTTTATGACTAGTGTAACATGGGATGGATCTGTAATAGACTTTAATCATATAACAGCTATAGGTAATATAATGTATACTATTTATAATATATGATTAATAATCGCTAGTTTTATACTTTTACTAGCAATGGTGGGATCAATTGTTATAACAATAAAACAAAGAAAAATTTAG